GTACAAGCCGATCGGAAAGTCCCACATCGGAGTACTGAATGCCTTCGACCCCATACTCGCGATGAGCCGCGGAGTGAAGACTGAGGAAACGCGCTTCCGAAGTCCGCGGTAAGTCGCGAGGAATCGCCAGTTGTCTGGAGTCACGAACGCGGCTGCGCCGCCTGGGAAACACATCCGACCTGCACGCAGAAGGAACGCGGTTGCGAGGTTCCGGCTGCCTTCGTCGTACTGAGCGAGGGTGAATTCTGCCAACCGGTCACTCATTTTGTCGTATCCGAGGAATGGCGGGTTGGTTGCGACGAGCCAATAGCGGCGTGAGAGCAACGTCGTCGCCTGGGCGACGTCGTTGACGACGTTCCCCAGCACAAGACTTCCGCTAGGCTCAGCCGAGACAGCGCCAGCGAGCACCTCCCTCACTGCTCCCGGGGCGACCCCAACAACGAGATCTACTCCGAACAGTTCGCCATCCGAGCCGTCCGCAGGTCGCGGGTCAATGAGAGAACCAAAGGTGTCCGCATGGCGGAACTGCCCGTGCAGTCTCCTGAGATACTTCCGCACTTCAGAGTCGCTGCCCGCGAGCGACTCCCATTCTGAGAGTTCCACGCGCACTGGGACACCAGAGCATGCAATCTGCGGAGCAGGGAGTTCACGGAACCCACCCTGCTTCCATGCCTCCAGCGCCACGTTGAAAGTCGCGATCTGGGTGCAGCGCGGATCGAGTTCGAGCCCGTGGAGGTTGTCGCGGAGGACCGCATCTTGCGCCTCGGCCGGCGTGAGGCCCTCCTCCTCGGCGCGCATACGCCAGAGCATGCCGAACATCGCGACGAGGAAGTGACCGGAGCCGCAGCAGGGGTCCATCACCGTCACGTCGGCAGCATGCTCGGGCCAGTCGCTGAACGAGCCCGCGGCAGGGGTGCCGTCCTCGTTGCGGCGCAGGTACTCCCAGCCGTCAAGCAGAGCAGATTCGGGGTGACGTGCGGCCCACCATGCTCCGAGCGAGTTCTCGAGCAGGAATCGAACCATGTAGTTCTCGGTGAAGAGCTGTGTGACGGGAGAGAGGTCGGCCCCGCCGATCTTGACGCCTGACTCGTTGACGCGCTTCTTCTCGGCCGTCTGCCAGAACTGATAGACCCAGCCAAGCGCGTCCTCCGTCGTGAAAACCTCGGACGGAATGTCAAGAAGGAGGCGCTCCAGCGCACTACGGTGCTCGGCGGCGAACCGGACTCTTACCGCGGGGTCGGTGAGGCCGAACACGCCGGGCAGAATTTCTGCGGCGAACCGTGCGGCGACGGCCCATGCGTCCGGCTCGCGAAGGCTAGACGCAAGATCGCCGCAGTCCTCCAACGACAAGGGGATGTCACGATAGTCCGGATGCCGGAGTAGGCCGTTGACTTCCAGGAAGCGCGCGAACAGCAAGCGATGCCACTGCTCGTAGGCAACGTCGTGCACCAGGTTGGTGAGCGGTGCACCTGCGCGTGCGGTGTCATCGCCGAGCTGCCGTGCTTTGTCGCGGAGCACGAGCCGGAGCTTGTTCTGCTCGTCACTCAGGTAGCCCGGACGGCTTGGCTCGGCGACCGCGAGAGCGCGCAGAGCATCCTCGGCTGCGCGTTGTGCAGCCTCGCGGGCGCGCTGCGTCTGGGCGTCTAGAAAGCGTCGTTGGTCGGAGTTGAGGACTTTCGTCATTTCTGCCGTCATGTCAGCCCTTCACCACCACGGTGTCGTTGCCGCTGTTCAGGGCGTCGAGAAGCTGCATCCGCAGGGCCGCGATGTAGCGCTCGACCTCGTCGGCGCTGCTCAGGCTCGCCGTCGAAACCCGCACTGTGGCCGTCTTGGCCGCAGGTGTCGTGATCTGAATGGCCGCTTCCAGCGCCCGCGAAGCCCGTTGCGGGATGGCGTCGAGTTCAGCGGTCCACCCCTGGAGCGGCCGAGTCTGCGCCGCACTCAGGACGGCAGCAGCATCTGCAAGGTTGGGCTCCGCCTCGATGCCGAGATGATGTTCCGTGAGGAGAGCCTCGCGCTGCGCTTCGTCGAGAGCCGTCCATGCTGGCTGCTGTTCGAGGCCGGCGACAGCCGTCGCGCGGGCGTCGCGCAACGCAACTGCCGCTTCGTGGATGGCATCGCGGAGCGCCTCGGCGAGTTCTTTCACGATCGGGGCGACTGGATCGGCCTCGGTGAGGAGATCACGGCTCGCGGCCAGTGCGTCGAGCCGCTCACGGGCCGCCGCCGCGGACTCCAGCTCCGTGGCCGAGGATGCAAGCGAACGCGCCAGTTCGAGCGAGGGTGTGCGACTCTTGAGCCTAAGTTCCAGGTCTCCGAGTTGGTCGCTGAAGCTCGTGAGGTCACTCTTCGCTGCCAGCAGGGCGTGCACACGGTCGTTTCCCGACGAGCTCACGATCACCTGAATGCTGCCTGGCACTGTGATGTCAGGCAGCGGAGCAGGCCCGCTCACGCCTTTCGCGCGGTCGACGAGCGACTTGACGGCCTGTTCGGCGGCCGAGACGAGTCCGTCGTTGTCGGTCGGGAAGCCGAGGTTGCTCAGCACCTGGCGGGCCTGGATCTTCTCGGCGGGCTTGAGCACCGTGACCTCGCGGCGGAGTTGCACGTTGCCGAGGCGGGTCTGCTTGAGTACATCGGCCGTGGTCGCATCGCTCCCGTTGAGCGTCGCACGGATCACTCCTGTGTCTAGGAGCACGCCGAGGGAGGCCATGAGTGCGTCGCGCGGCCAGCCGAGCGGCTTCGATATCACGGCCTTCTCGACCTCACTCGCGGACGTGCCCGCCGGGCCGAC
The genomic region above belongs to Acidimicrobiia bacterium and contains:
- a CDS encoding SAM-dependent DNA methyltransferase, whose product is MTAEMTKVLNSDQRRFLDAQTQRAREAAQRAAEDALRALAVAEPSRPGYLSDEQNKLRLVLRDKARQLGDDTARAGAPLTNLVHDVAYEQWHRLLFARFLEVNGLLRHPDYRDIPLSLEDCGDLASSLREPDAWAVAARFAAEILPGVFGLTDPAVRVRFAAEHRSALERLLLDIPSEVFTTEDALGWVYQFWQTAEKKRVNESGVKIGGADLSPVTQLFTENYMVRFLLENSLGAWWAARHPESALLDGWEYLRRNEDGTPAAGSFSDWPEHAADVTVMDPCCGSGHFLVAMFGMLWRMRAEEEGLTPAEAQDAVLRDNLHGLELDPRCTQIATFNVALEAWKQGGFRELPAPQIACSGVPVRVELSEWESLAGSDSEVRKYLRRLHGQFRHADTFGSLIDPRPADGSDGELFGVDLVVGVAPGAVREVLAGAVSAEPSGSLVLGNVVNDVAQATTLLSRRYWLVATNPPFLGYDKMSDRLAEFTLAQYDEGSRNLATAFLLRAGRMCFPGGAAAFVTPDNWRFLATYRGLRKRVSSVFTPRLIASMGSKAFSTPMWDFPIGLYVMMREALPSCQDVPFVSAIAGTPDLSDQSLRASERSWVKIADQSQGWIPAVAADGVELDAIGQWYEGTKPGQTVRATRFHWEVPGSIARGDGESRWTKLSSSPDGTGPYRGNSEVIFKQSFLDAQIPESNNSGLAARGRSGLLLQKAGALHPALYVGEVFDNNTFVFIPHDDSDIRPLYAFMASGEFAEQCRGMNQKLDVSIRTVGRVRFDRDRWREVAAENRAPFRPGSNDPSQWLFQGVIPGSSAPLQVAVARALGYVWPDQIPDELDRFADGDGIAALVSLPGEPDLATRLRELLAAAYGNEWSSTLERMLVVDAGGKNGRLEDWLRDSFFAEHTKIFRNRPFLWHIWDGRKDGFSAIVNYHELDRQKLEKLTYTSLGAWIERQKHEASAERAGADARLVAAEDLQRRLRLILEGAPPYDIYVRWKPLAEQPIGWQPDLDDGVRLNIRPFVTAGVLRMKLNSRIKWGPDRGKLNDLHPTLEERRAARRGAEAAE